One genomic window of Quercus lobata isolate SW786 chromosome 9, ValleyOak3.0 Primary Assembly, whole genome shotgun sequence includes the following:
- the LOC115961611 gene encoding uncharacterized protein LOC115961611, which yields MSLNDVVPRHVHKLVQVLGESLHITTEYLTQEAKVASLTTRMEALEKENSDLKKNLITSMDEATSLKEKVKVLDDDLRVERKLTQEKDEQLLSAKEKLATIAARSVEAFQTTDEYNTVLFSWYFKGFELLRRYLVKHPSGVNMESLDLEEVDKEMALDEAAQSSAPDGDAPEPATDAPAVEDAAADA from the exons ATGTCTTTGAACGACGTCGTCCCTCGTCATGTTCATAAGCTCGTCCAG GTGTTGGGAGAGAGCCTCCATATTACCACTGAGTATCTCACCCAAGAGGCCAAGGTTGCGTCTCTGACAACCCGGATGGAGGCCCTGGAGAAAGAGAACTCTGATCTGAAGAAGAACCTTATTACCTCCATGGACGAGGCGACCTCATTGAAGGAGAAGGTTAAAGTGTTGGATGACGACCTCAGGGTTGAACGCAAGTTGACTCAAGAGAAGGATGAGCAGCTTCTTTCAGCCAAGGAGAAGCTTGCAACTATTGCTGCCAGGTCGGTGGAGGCCTTCCAGACCACTGACGAGTACAATACTGTACTCTTCAGTTGGTATTTTAAAGGTTTCGAGCTTCTCAGGAGGTATCTTGTCAAGCATCCTTCTGGGGTCAACATGGAGAGCTTGGATCTGGAGGAGGTAGATAAGGAGATGGCTCTGGACGAAGCTGCTCAGTCCTCTGCCCCAGATGGTGATGCTCCAGAGCCTGCCACCGACGCACCTGCCGTTGAGGACGCTGCTGCTGATGCCTGA